One genomic window of Motacilla alba alba isolate MOTALB_02 chromosome 1, Motacilla_alba_V1.0_pri, whole genome shotgun sequence includes the following:
- the MTRF1 gene encoding peptide chain release factor 1, mitochondrial isoform X3 → MNMLCRKLFQLLVPKEKYDRSPVILEVTAGRTTGGDICQQFTKEMFDMYQSYADYKRWTFDIVNYTPAEIGGLHHAAAHISGDNVYRHLKYEGGTHRVQRIPETGMSSRMQRIHTGTMSVIVLPQPEEVDVKVDPKDLRIDTFRSKGAGGQHVNKTDSAVRIVHLPTGLAVECQQERSQQLNKEIALRTLRAKLYQQILEKQLRQEQSARKLQLGTRAQSERIRTYNFTQDRVTDHRISYDARNIKEILSGKEALDKLINRLLEFAEIEAVTQYLENLQTLEGGG, encoded by the exons atgaacatgttGTGCAGAAAG cttttccagcttctagtgccaaaggaaaaatatgataGAAGTCCTGTCATATTAGAGGTGACAGCTGGCAGAACAACTGGAG ggGACATCTGCCAACAGTTCACTAAAGAAATGTTTGACATGTACCAGAGCTACGCCGACTACAAACGTTGGACCTTTGACATCGTGAACTATACGCCAGCTGAGATAG GAGGCTTGCATCATGCTGCTGCTCATATTTCAGGAGACAATGTCTACAGGCATCTGAAATATGAGGGAGGGACTCACCGAGTCCAGCGAATCCCTGAGACAGGCATGTCATCAAGAATGCAGCGTATTCACACTGGGACAATGTCAGTCATTGTCCTCCCTCAGCCAGAGGAG GTTGATGTTAAAGTGGATCCCAAAGATCTGCGTATAGATACATTCAGATccaaaggagcaggaggacaaCACGTTAACAAAACTGATAGTGCTGTGAGGATTGTGCACCTTCCTACAG GACTGGCAGTGGAGTGCCAGCAGGAGCGCTCGCAGCAGCTGAACAAGGAGATCGCTCTGCGGACACTGAGAGCTAAGCTGTACCAGCAGATCCTTGAGAAGCAGCTCCGTCAAGAGCAGAGTGCCAGGAAGCTGCAG TTGGGAACAAGAGCCCAGTCAGAGAGAATTCGTACTTACAACTTCACCCAGGACAGAGTGACTGACCACAGGATCTCATATGATGCACGCAATATCAAG gaaATTCTAAGTGGGAAAGAAGCACTGGATAAGCTAATCAACAGATTACTGGAGTTTGCAGAGATAGAGGCTGTCACCCAATATCTAGAAAATTTGCAGACTTTAGAAGGAGGAGGCTGA